A segment of the Deltaproteobacteria bacterium genome:
GAGCGCCCGCTGGGCAAAGGCTGTTGCGCCGGTTTTGGATGAGTATGCAAAGAAGGCTGAGGGCAAGGGGTTGCCCGGGAAGAAGTACGTAAAGACAATAAAGAAATTGATCAAAAAATACAGCAAATAAAGGATAGGACGGAAAAGGGGTCGCTGTCAGTTCCTCAAGGAGGGCTGCGGTGACCCCTGATTCATTCAACGGAGCAAAACATGACGGGCTTTATCAGGTTGACCCGCGGGTCATCTCGGATAATCAATTGGGTGGCGGGGTGGAGCTTGGTCGGGATGATGCTCCTCACCAGTGCGGATATCGTCTTGCGGCTTTTCAGGCATCCCATCCTCGGCACCTATGAGATCGTGGGCTTTTCAGGGGCGGTGGTGGCTGGCTTTGCCATGGCCCAGACCACCATCGACCGAGGCCATGTAGCTGTGCAGGTGGTGGTCACGAGGTTTTCCCCTCGGGTCCAGGAAGTCATCTACCTGA
Coding sequences within it:
- a CDS encoding TRAP transporter small permease, which codes for MTGFIRLTRGSSRIINWVAGWSLVGMMLLTSADIVLRLFRHPILGTYEIVGFSGAVVAGFAMAQTTIDRGHVAVQVVVTRFSPRVQEVIYLITNLLSLVLFAVLAWECVRYGNDLRTAGEVSLTLQIPFFPVLYGIAFSAATVCMVILVDLLLVMTRGAEAWYRWEE
- a CDS encoding C4-dicarboxylate ABC transporter substrate-binding protein; the encoded protein is SARWAKAVAPVLDEYAKKAEGKGLPGKKYVKTIKKLIKKYSK